Genomic segment of candidate division WOR-3 bacterium:
TATTTTCCTCTTTTTATCGCTTCCGCTGCGCTTTTCACATCGCCCTTTTTCCCGCAAGACATAAAAATAAATAAAATGCATAATAAATAATTCAATTCCCTAATTCTTTTTAAAGATATCATTCTTACCTCCTTCCCTGAACATTCTTATCCCAATCTTTATTGCATTTACCATTCCTGAGGCGTCAGCAAGATTTTTGCCGGCAATATCAAGGGCAGCGCCGTATAAAGGCGAAATTCTTATGAGCGGAAGACCGAGTGTCCAGTTTACGCCACCCTTTCTTGATTTTAAATAAACAAAACCCTGGTCATGATACATTACAAGAAAGCCATCAAAGTTTTTATTGAATAAAGAGTCCGCAGGAAAAGGTCCAAATGCATTTACTCCTTTATTCACGGCAAGATTAATTCCCTGTTCAATAACCTTCTCTTCACCATAACCGAATTCAGAACCATGAGGGTTAAGTGCGGATACGCCTATGCGCGGCTCCTTTATTTGAAAATATCTTTTGAGCCCATAATCAAATAGCAGAAGTTTATTAAGAATTTCTGATTTTTCTATCTTAAATGGAACATCGGCAATAGGAAGATGGGTCGTCAGAAACATAATTCGTTTATCTTTTAATATTCCTACCATGGCAAAGTTTTTGATTTTAAAATATTCTGCGAGGAATTCTGTGTGACCAACAAAATTTTTTAAAAATCGTTTTATTACATTTTTAACAATCGGTGCCGTGATAAGAATATCAGGATTATCACTCAATGCAGACTTCATTGAGTCAATG
This window contains:
- a CDS encoding 4-hydroxythreonine-4-phosphate dehydrogenase PdxA, translating into MKIAVTIGDPSGIGPELILRTLPQFLKYKPLIYGNKKIFKKTAKELNLVKNFYLIEDFITDTLPDVNFRFGKPDEKTGKIAIDSMKSALSDNPDILITAPIVKNVIKRFLKNFVGHTEFLAEYFKIKNFAMVGILKDKRIMFLTTHLPIADVPFKIEKSEILNKLLLFDYGLKRYFQIKEPRIGVSALNPHGSEFGYGEEKVIEQGINLAVNKGVNAFGPFPADSLFNKNFDGFLVMYHDQGFVYLKSRKGGVNWTLGLPLIRISPLYGAALDIAGKNLADASGMVNAIKIGIRMFREGGKNDIFKKN